The following nucleotide sequence is from Mugil cephalus isolate CIBA_MC_2020 chromosome 18, CIBA_Mcephalus_1.1, whole genome shotgun sequence.
CTCTTGAACGTAAGCTGCACATAACACACGCAGCACTCACGTCCCTCGAATTCTTACTTTACGCGGCAGTTTTTAACGCACTGCTCCATCTGCACTGCTTGACATTctccccctctttttctctgtgagTGACCTTTGATCTTACCGTGTTTATTATACCCCTCAGATGATGGATCCTTTTGGGAGCGCGGACAACTCGCTGTCGAGCAGCTGTCAATCAATAGATCAGGCACTGGACAGGTGAGTCATCGTGCAAGCGCGTGTGTGTTGTTTGAGCAGAGATATGGGACTCGGGTTTGTTTACGCACTTGGATGttgcaaacgcacacacatgcacgcacacacacgtacacagtGAAACAGTCAGAATCTCTTGGTTCGTAAGTGGTGTTAAGGGCCAGCGCAGCTCCGTGACCCCTCCTGCCTCTGTGGAAAAGGAATCGGGTCATTTTGCTGTTGCCGCGGCAACAGGACTCTTATCTGGACGCCCGGATTCCTCCGTTATcgtgacagagagagggagaaatggaGAGAAACGGAGACGTGAGTGGGAGATGTGAAAGCGTGAGcaacatgaacatgttggatAAGAGGAAAACCTGAGCCAGAAAAAGGAGAAGTGGCAAGAAAGTGAGAGTGAAGTGGAAAAGGCTGAAGAATGAATCTGAAtcagagggaaaataaaaggcagcaagagggagagagagggagagagagagagcgcaggACGGAAACGGTTCTACCTGCACGAGGCTTATCAGGGCTCCAGGCTGCAGAACAATGGCAGGAAACGAGTGCATGGAACTTTTCCCTGCGAATGGGCATGCGTGCCCCTTATCCAGGGTCTCGTGGCCCCGCGCCGCCCTGCGGTCAACAGAGACGTCACTCTCTGTCGGGTCGTTGTGCGGGGCCGGCTACAGAcgggagggagtgggggggggttaGGTTGCATGCCCGTTTAATGACACACAGTAAATTTCACTGGCGTTCCACCAACACTGCGCCGCAAACTTCTTCACCCTTTCATTGTTACAGTGCAGAAAAGCTGCTCAACTTCCAGCTTATCTTTCCCAATTCAGGACGTAGTTGTTTAACATCAATTGTGACTGACAGAATAGCACTCTGAATGCAGAAGCCGTTTCGAGGCATTCCGCTTTAACACTCGAGCCCTTTCTGAAGTTTCCAGGCCTGGCCAGGGCTCCGTTTGAAGATAAGGGGAATTAGCCCGGCGCACTAGTATAaccatttttcacatttttctctccctcccctcccctccctcccccctgtTCTCTTGTCGTTTTAGCCCTCCATACTCGCAGAACAACCGCGACAATAATTACGTGAACCTCTACGAATACAAAGGTAAGACACGTGGAAGAGAAAGAGTCGCTctgggtgtaaaaaaaaaaacgccttctCTGCTGTTGAGTCCAGCTCAAACggtgcagaaaaaaagataaagagaggtggagaaaaaaaaaagcttctttgTTATTAGAAAGGCTTGCTTCTTCCCGTGGTAATTATAGGCacacatttagttttacagGAAAAGAATGAAAGCCGTTCTGTTGTGCAGCTCCCGATTACTAATGAGGAGGGAGATCACATTATATGATAGCTGTATCTGTGAGGGTATACTGAAAATGAGGAAAGGGGTTATGGTGAAGATATCACGAGTGAGTTTCTCAAGACGTATACAATCCCATCTCCCCTCTTCATCTGCCACATCGCTGTTCTGTCCTCACCCCGTCCCGTCGCCTGTTGATGCCCCCTCTGCTCGTCTCTTCCTCGTCCCCGGGGTCCCCGTTTGCCCCCCCTTTTCTGCAGATCAAATGGAGCCGGATGACAGATAACGCCACGCTAACCCTCATGAACCGAGGAGCCACAGCAGCTCTTTTAATCTGCtcattccttcttcttctcttgcaCCATCCCCTCGCTGTAAATTAAAAAGAGGAGCGCAGCACATTGTGTACACAGGCTGGGGGCCTCACATCAGCTCGGGCATGTATGCACGTGCTCtcacacatgtacatatatatatatatatatatatatttatatacacactcCCCTCCCAGATGTAAAGCTGTGTGGCCCTTCCTGCTGAGGGCTACAGTATTTGTTTACCATTCCCTGTGAGTAGATTTTTCCTCTCCATCCCGTGCtgccaaacacaaaaaataaccCCCGTCTCCATGGGATACAGCCACAAAAACAGCGCGAGGGGAGGCAGTCATCTGACAGAACAGCTGCTTTCAATTGCAAGTGGCTCCGGCCTTCTCCGTTTAGCGCTAGCGAGAGAGCGCAGTGTCGGCGCTCGCATGCGTCAGCAGGGCTCCCCACCTGCCTTCAGTTACTGCTCCGCTGTGCTCCGAGTCCAGGCTAAAGCTAGCGCCGCACGCGGGCTGTTTTCAGTTTCTGCCTTGGCTGCGGCGAGGCGGCACAACAGCTCTGTTCGGTGCGTGTGCGAGAGGCTGCGTTCCACCCCGCTGCTCCCGAGCTATGATTTTACATGCAGAGATGAGCAAACCTTATGTAGCATCTGTCAGATGTGATCAGCTGAAATGTGAACTTGTGTTATCCTTAATCAGGCACcgggatgtttttgtttttgcacgtGTGTCTACTGCTAAGCAGCTGAAGCACTGCACCTCATAGACAAGTGCAGACGTAACTGTGAAATAAGAAACATGTATGTGTCTTATTGTTCGCTCTCCAGGTCGCCATGGGAAAGGAGGGACTTTTCCACGCCAGTTCCAGTTGCCCAATCGCAGCAAGGATTATGGAGATCGTAAGAAACCAGCTTTACTAgagcaataacaacaacaacgaacagattaaacagataaacagatacGTTACCATGTCGACAAGACGATAAACAGACGAAACACACACCACTATGAGGCTCTACCATCTGTTTACGTTTTCTACCTTCAGATGGATAATTCTTTACAGTCCCCTCTCCTCAcgtttctatatattttttttgaacGCTCCTCGTGTCCATTTGTTACATTATCATGTGCCGCTCCAGGCAGCTGCTAGTAATTGCTTACTCAGAGGCTAACCTTGGCTAGCGGTGATTTACGTTTCCCTGCGGTGAACCCGAACTCGTATAAAAACACAGCGCCCTGCTTCCTGTCTGAAGGGAAGTGGGCCGGAGTGGGGCGAGAGGCTCCGGCTGGCCTTAAGTCTTGGCCGAGAGCTCACTTTCTGCACGACACCTGTAAAGACACTGTATGAAAACAGGttcaaatgcaaacaaaagatGCAGctgcctatgtgtgtgtgtgtatgtgtgcgtgtgtgtggaaagTCGTTAATCcgtctgttttctctgttcgTGTTTTCAGGCCGCAGGACGCTTCCACGGAGCTTCATGCCGCAGGAGAACCTCTTCCAGCTGGTTCCCTCCAGCCGCACTCGCAGTTATAATGGAGACAGCACGCTGCAGTACAGCGACCTGCGCTCACTGGGCCGTGCTTCTGACAAGAGCTCCCAGCGCGGTACCACCAAGTGTAAGTACTTCATTTTAAGTCTTTGGCCACATAGAGAGAGAACTGAAACTTTGGAAGATTTTTCCTGATTCCTGTGTGTATAGGTAAAAAGATGTTGCCTTTTCCTTATGAAAAGCAAGGATAGTATTTGAACTGTATCATGTTTTTGGTGCTGATCTGTTAAAATACTCAATGattcaatgtgtttttaatcGGTTTCAGATTTAAATAGAAAGTTTGATGCACTATTTTATCCAGAAAATCTTCCAACAAGTTGTTGTAAAGTTAATTTAGAAACACTTGGCTTGGTAAACTGGTTATACTTGACACCGTCAGAATATGTGAGGGTTGTATTTTCATTTGACTGACTTAAGAAGCAAAAAGTAAGATCATTTACCGTACTTTGCAGAGTAAGGAGGATCTGCATTACAGCGGCCGTCATGTTTAAATTCTTAGCTGTGGTATTAATGGACAGTGACTTGCATGTCACAACAGACGGAATTCCCCCCTCATCACGGACGTCAGTCCATGTCGCAGGCTCCAGAATCACATCTGTcctcattcacttttttttatttatttttttttttttacacgctGCGTGCCCAGAAACTGTCTCTGTCATGACACCAAATCTCAGCTCAGCAGTCTGTGGTCGTCGCGTCTCACCCACACGCCACCGAGCAGCCTAACCCGACCACAAAGAAGCCTGTTAAATTCCCAAACAAAGTCTCCGAGTCTGGGCCCCGAGTATACGAGAGTTGTTGAAATTATCTTTCTAGGTTTTGACAACTTAGCGTCGTCTGATTGTGGCCTCACCGCTTCGCTGCGAAAGCTAGGGGTTTCCCAATCCGCGAGAGGGCCCGCGTGGGAGTTAAACTGAACGGCGCGGTCGAAGGTCTTGTGTCGTTGCCGCGTGAGTTACGGTCGGGCCCCGAGCATGCGTCAGTACTCGTAATCAGCATATCACCGTggagctgtctgtctgtctccagggGCTTAGGAACTAAATGAATTACTGGCGGGTTTTCATCATGTGGTGTTCTGTTTCTGCAGCACCGCGGGCACCAGTCAACTGGCGGCAAGGAAAGCTCCTTGGGCGAGGGGCGTTCGGGGAGGTGTACCTCTGCTACGACGCCGACACGGGCCGCGAGCTGGCCGCCAAGCAGGTGCCCTTTGATCCCGACTGTCAGGAAACCAGCAAGGTGAGTGACGCTCCTGCGCTGTGAGGAAAAACCTCCCATCTGTTGCGAACAAGTCCCTGCCTGCGTGCATCTCGCAGCACGAGACGCACGAGACAATGATGATTTgaatttctcttctttctttttttttcctgtgtaggAAGTGAATGCTCTGGAGTGTGAGATTCAGCTGCTGAAGAATCTGCATCACGAGAGGATTGTTCAGTACTACGGTTGTCTTCGGGACCTCGAACAAAGAAAGCTCACCATTTTTGTGGAGTTCATGCCTGGGGTGAGTATTCTGCAGGGCTTTTGAGCTTTCGCATACTTTAATCGTCGCCTGACTCTGAGACAGAAGTCCTTAGAGCTTGATTGACTTGCAGTAATGTGATTATTGGAGCTGTTTTGGCTGCAAAGATAGGTGCGCAGACATCTCAAGACAAACATCAAATCAAACTCGCACTGGCCACATCTGCTCGAGAACAATTTTTGAAATGTTACCAGCTGTCAACAAACACGTCCTCGGCGGTTGATGTCAGCAGAACGGCTCGTTTTACGAGATCGTTTTCTCCATAAATGAGAGCCTTAATGAGCGACTGTCGCCTGTGGACCCTGTCCCCGAAGCCTGGTTTTAATATTTCCTgagctattttttatttctccgtGCCGTTAGTCACACATTGTCTGGAAACTGgaaatgtttatgtttcagcGGAGTTGGCGGAGGTAAGTGGGGAGGTGACAAAGCCAAGTTTTTGTGTGGCTGCGTGGCGTGcctgcactgctgctgctgaccgATAACACTTGAGTGGCCCGAGTAGTGGCGGCGGGGAAGGGAAAGGAAGGGAAggcgggggtgggtggggggcgggCGGGGGTGTCCCTCAGAGAGCTGGAGAGCCGCGAAGGTGTCTTGTTGACAGCTGAAAGTGAAGAGGGACGAGTTCTATTTTCACTGCGAGAGTCCTAGAGTGCGTCACAGGTGTTATCGGATCGGGTCTTTGCTCCGGTGATTTTCTCTGGCGGGACtgcaaacaggaaatgaaaggaaatgcgGCACATTGTATCAGCTCGGACTTAGCATCAGGCAGGCTTCTGTCAGCGCGCTGAATGTTTACATTCTTGGTTTTTGTACTTAAAAATTGGCTTgaagcagctagcagctagaaCACCCACACTTTCCTGAAAGTCACTGTTAAATCAAACTCTTAACCAAATAATCACCATCACTCAGAACAGAGCTTTTGTAATTTTATCCTCTACGTCTGTGTCAGGAGGGTTAGTTCCACACATTTTCttgtcttcaatgtttttcagactaAGGACTGCCAAACTtagggagattaagtagggactctctaacttctatattaaacttggcctagtgctttttataaatatacattattaacatcattttgcatttggtATTAGCTATTCAAttaatacacagattcaaattttcttttttttttttaactttaaacatgtgcaacagtagggtgtcCGGGCAAtggccgtaaacataaacatacctaactggcATTTATAGATATAATTGACATATAATtcatccattttggcctcatggAAGCTGGCAGCACTgttagctaatgctaatatcGCAGCATGCAtttgggatttcacctggataggggtggggcctactgaTGACAGGTGTGAAACGCTGTTGAAATGTTaaagtgtgtttaaagaaattcaagagaaattttttaaaaaatatctaaaaatgtctaatcaaccaaagatttcgcgACCCCTTCCTGCAGTACCTcggtggaccccctaggggtcccctgttgaagacccgtGTCTTAAAGgattttccctctctctctctctgtcctcgtGCTGTCTCTCCAGGGCTCAATAAAAGACCAGCTCAAAGCCTACGGGGCCCTGACGGAGAACGTGACAAAGCGATACACTCGCCAGATCCTCCAAGGAGTCTCCTACCTGCACAGCAACATGATTGTACACAGAGACATCAAAGGTAACTGAAACTGCAAAAACTGGCAAAAGGTCAGGGGAGGATTTTAATTGGATTTGCAAAGCAACGGACGCCCACGCCTGAAAGGGCTTCTTTATGGCTCCCACTGCAGCGACCGATGCTGAGAAAACCtcagattcattcatttctttctggTTGACATTTCCGCGTTCGGTTATTCATCGTCGGGCGGAATGAGCCTGGAAAAAGTGTGTGCTATTCTGAACACCCCTCTGAGATATATCAAGCTCCACGCTGGTGAAACCGTCCAGTCTAAAAATGCTCAGCACCGGACGGAAAGGCTTAAGTTTGGCTGCCCGCAGCTTTGGGAGTCACTGTCTCGCTAAGCCACAGCCAAGAAAGAGGGAAACAAACCGTCTGGTtggagggggtggtggggggagaaGATAGTAGGTCTCACAGGACACAGACAGGCTCTGTGAGAGCGCACATGTGGGTGGTATTTTCCACTTAGAAGTGCTCTTCATGTTTAATATACGACGGGCGCTCGTCCTACCGCACAAGAGCACCTCTTTTTGCAGTAAAAGAGACGTCAGCACATTCTGGGGCCGAGCGGCATCGCGGCCGTTAATCAGTCTCTGTGTATTTAATGTTCCACTGAGCCAACCTGCAAGGGTAAAGGTTACGGTCTCTCAGTCTCCTCTTAGCGGAGCTCCAATTCCTTAGTGGGCGGGGAGGGAGAGTGGCGCATTAGTCACCGATCAAACAAGTGACGTGTCTGAAGGAAATGGGACAGACAAGCAGATGCGTGCTGGAATATTAGTAAGAAAGGGGGAGAAATCTCACATAGTGGGACTGTTTCCAGAGGGGCCAGGTAGCAGTTTACTCACTATTTGATTTTCTACTCTGCATTGTAAACCAATGAGGCATTTTCCctaacacaaattaaaaataataaataaaagtttgtaGAGTTCAGCGAGTGTGGTATTTATGTAAGAATTCCATCACCTCCATCAGACCTCACGGGAAGCCAGGTCGACTATGGTCGGACCTCCACAGTTTGGAGGCAATAAGGCACTTAACAGTTTTCACCACCTCTGAGAAGTGGAGGCTCTCCAACGAGAGCAGGAAAAGTGACCCAAGTTTGGCTGAAGTGATTACTGAATCCACATTACAGTGTCTGGGCTCGAACTAGGACTAATAGTAGTAAAGTGGGAGAAGGTGAGAGATGGTCATTCCACAAAGTCTGCAGTATATTcaatatttgattttctcatttgcatttgcatttgcatcgTAAAGCAATGATGCGTTTTTTCCCCTcctaaatggaaaataaacttcAAAGTTTGAGTTCCCTAAGTGTGGTATTTATTCGAACTAGGACTAATAGTAGTAAAGTGGGAGAGAAGGTGAGAGATGGTCATTCCACAAAGTCTGCAGTATATTcaatatttgattttctcatttgcatttgcatcgTAAAGCAATGATGCGTTTTTTCCCCAcctaaatggaaaataaacttcAAAGTTTTAGTTCCCTAAGTGTGGTATTTATGTACTCAGTTACTCAAAGATagacttttgtgttttgtgccagTGAATACATCACCCCAGACCTCACAGAATCGTTGACACAGGCAACAGCATTAGATGTAATCATTTCTCATTGAAGACGATTTCTGAGCTCGTTTTGTTTCGTTCCACTAGGTGCTAACATCCTGAGAGACTCCTCGGGGAATGTGAAGCTGGGAGACTTTGGAGCCAGCAAACGTATCCAGACCATCTGCATGTCTGGTACTGGAATCAAGTCTGTCACTGGCACCCCCTACTGGATGAGCCCCGAAGTCATCAATGGGGAGGGATATGGCCGGAAAGCTGATGTATGGTAAGGTTCAAGTCAGGTGGAACCGCCGTGAATGAAACGATACCAAGGCCGCAGCTCATCAGTGTGcagtaaaagcaataaaagtACACAAATAGAATGGTAGTAAAGCAATATATCGTATTTTAATACTCAGGCTGAATGTACGTACTGTGCATGAGCAAACGATGGTGACGCATTATTTATCCAGGGCaatagcaacaaaaacaagcttttaaggcTCGTAAGGCTAAATTTAGGGCCCCCACAAACAGCATGAAGGTAATATTTAATAGTATTTAACATTAGCTCCACACATGACTTCATATTAACAGGCAAATATGTAATGTACTGTAATTATCAATAGATTATACACTTTCCATTTCAATCAGTGTGGGCAATTTGGAAACATAAGGCTCCTTTTTGTTATAATTCACCATTTCAATAAAACAATGTAAGTTATTTTCTGCTAGGTAATTAAATAGGTTCTGTTTTGGCTGTATCAAAATCAATCTACAGCAGTCAAATACATCTATTAACCACCCAAACGTGAATGGCTACTGACATTTGTACATTTCATACACGATCTCTGATTTTGATGCTTTTATGAATATTGGATTCTTACGAAATTCAACCGAATTTTTCCCTTCCACTTTTCTACATAAACCGTTCTTATCTGAGAGGttattttttggctttttgAGTCGTTGTGGATATTTCCACTACAACTAcatttagtcactcaccgtattccccGGAGTTGGATgagtgagaaaaagtgtttttaaaatggttGAGGCATTGTCCTGGTGCGACAGCGCAGCTGTttgctttagcttagcataggtgctgtaatgtagtgttgccagtTAACCAGGTTTCCTAATAACTTcctgtgacctgtacattcatgTTGAGAACAAATGGCAACGCAATTAACACAAAGGGGTTGACTAGGGCAGATATAGACTTGTGTGTtgaacgactggctaattggctaCATTCCATAACAACGcctgtgctaagctaaagctaacagctacgGGATTAGGACACTGCCTGAACCgaattaaaaacaatttttcttatttatccaACTCT
It contains:
- the map3k22 gene encoding mitogen-activated protein kinase kinase kinase 22 → MMTVNMDDGLQNGPGQHRNSQDDEEALNSIMKDLAALGRCYSQQHNKAKHRTMLYKQDLRVKLEHEREKRIIPFQRPLKIKELLQKVTEAFGQQMDMFFMEKELLLPLKTQDDLDQAVQTLGCTSGTNGLLRIQLKTPKNNHYLQVNSRDKQSEMKSSRSLGDLKGSLLKGSERVRKHSTGSLHTGRTSPPPGSVPEEQQQIARQGSYTSIHSEGEFIPETPDQNMMDPFGSADNSLSSSCQSIDQALDSPPYSQNNRDNNYVNLYEYKGRHGKGGTFPRQFQLPNRSKDYGDRRRTLPRSFMPQENLFQLVPSSRTRSYNGDSTLQYSDLRSLGRASDKSSQRGTTKSPRAPVNWRQGKLLGRGAFGEVYLCYDADTGRELAAKQVPFDPDCQETSKEVNALECEIQLLKNLHHERIVQYYGCLRDLEQRKLTIFVEFMPGGSIKDQLKAYGALTENVTKRYTRQILQGVSYLHSNMIVHRDIKGANILRDSSGNVKLGDFGASKRIQTICMSGTGIKSVTGTPYWMSPEVINGEGYGRKADVWSVACTVVEMLTQKPPWAEYEAMAAIFKIATQPTKPMLPEGVSDACRDFLRQVFVEEKCRPTADILLSHPFVQGCF